The following coding sequences are from one Paenibacillus sp. JDR-2 window:
- a CDS encoding response regulator, protein MRILIADDDDYTREGLSETIDFEKFGIREVFLASDGAEALRLASLKKPDIVLTDIRMPKLNGIEFAEKLAETSPGCQLLFMSGYMDVEYLRSAIKLSAVEYIEKPLKLGEVEQAIMKSVRTIQSKQKQTAVLNQKNELERQRLAGLLRENGANLETVNELCQETGFPMGKRYVGMLVSCRKEEEGSRADLDLINRYWSSNGVMVIGEQLDRYRCFVVAAYDKQDYKRIHYLADLFVRKHEAYSLGIGEPATGLELLPASYQSACRASERSFYDPRRRFYQPQEKGQSHAVLANLLPEFYKQKEENPEQLPEWVDASCKQLREQEYADCARIIALFETAALALVGGSKKLLIGLESEYGIQDVEEALRNCRTLEQVERTMNIICSAYLEEVQETSPYSRLVQDVLQYIAAHYQNPDLDLRTIADHMHLSTAHLGMLFKQETGVSMKQYISDYRIGLAKKLVMSEHYKMNTIAELCGYASASYFAKVFKASTDLSPLEYRKKT, encoded by the coding sequence ATGCGGATCTTGATTGCAGATGACGATGATTACACCCGGGAGGGCTTAAGCGAGACAATCGATTTCGAGAAATTTGGCATACGGGAAGTGTTTCTCGCAAGTGACGGGGCCGAAGCATTGCGGCTCGCTTCGCTGAAGAAGCCGGATATCGTCCTGACGGATATCCGCATGCCCAAGCTGAACGGGATCGAATTTGCCGAGAAGCTCGCCGAGACTTCTCCGGGATGCCAGTTATTATTTATGAGCGGGTATATGGACGTGGAATATCTCAGAAGCGCGATTAAGCTGTCCGCCGTTGAATATATCGAGAAGCCTCTTAAGCTTGGGGAAGTGGAGCAGGCAATCATGAAATCGGTCCGCACCATTCAGAGCAAGCAGAAGCAAACGGCCGTTTTGAATCAGAAGAATGAATTAGAGCGGCAAAGATTGGCAGGCCTGCTGCGGGAGAATGGCGCTAATCTTGAAACGGTTAATGAGTTATGCCAGGAAACGGGTTTTCCGATGGGCAAACGTTATGTCGGAATGTTGGTGTCATGCCGGAAGGAAGAAGAGGGCAGCAGAGCTGATCTCGACCTCATTAATCGCTACTGGAGCAGTAATGGCGTAATGGTCATCGGGGAGCAGCTAGACCGTTACCGCTGCTTTGTTGTTGCGGCTTATGACAAGCAGGACTATAAGCGGATTCATTATTTGGCGGACTTATTCGTGAGAAAACATGAGGCGTATAGCCTTGGAATAGGAGAGCCGGCAACTGGGCTGGAGCTGCTTCCCGCTAGTTATCAATCGGCCTGCCGGGCTTCGGAACGATCCTTCTACGATCCGCGGCGCAGATTCTATCAGCCGCAGGAGAAGGGGCAGAGCCATGCCGTACTTGCCAACCTGCTGCCGGAATTTTATAAACAGAAGGAAGAAAATCCGGAGCAGCTGCCGGAGTGGGTGGATGCCTCGTGCAAGCAATTAAGAGAGCAGGAATACGCGGACTGTGCCCGGATTATCGCGTTGTTCGAGACGGCGGCGTTAGCGTTAGTAGGAGGCAGCAAGAAGCTGCTTATCGGACTGGAGAGCGAATACGGCATTCAGGATGTCGAAGAAGCATTGCGGAATTGCCGAACTCTGGAACAAGTAGAACGGACGATGAACATCATCTGCTCGGCCTATTTGGAAGAGGTGCAGGAGACCTCGCCTTATTCGCGGCTTGTGCAGGATGTGCTTCAATATATTGCGGCTCATTATCAGAATCCGGATCTGGATCTGCGGACGATTGCCGACCATATGCATCTGTCCACCGCGCATTTGGGGATGTTGTTCAAGCAGGAGACCGGCGTATCAATGAAGCAATATATCAGTGATTACCGCATCGGACTGGCGAAGAAGCTGGTTATGAGCGAGCATTACAAAATGAATACCATTGCCGAGCTGTGCGGCTACGCCAGCGCGAGCTACTTCGCCAAAGTATTTAAGGCTTCAACCGATTTGTCGCCACTTGAATACAGAAAGAAGACCTGA
- a CDS encoding cache domain-containing sensor histidine kinase — MNLIHSVNDMPLRKKIIILFAFIGIVPLIITFFISYGEIRKLVVNGQNYAENQSYEQTLTTLTRKLEHIEELSSMLIVNKDMEAILAKGSARMSVADQIEVYGNIVDYTQIMVSSSDIDNIVYYVDDNYAFTGVDTLFRRMNSIRELDWARKVIENKGGPTWTLNKDIDTRTGQSYLSLNKLLWNPEDYTSAIGIVSLNLELKQIQQSLTKSNPEQLVYVETAAGELVAHSGEKELETMRLDKPFDSKGSYVNVSLAHGSYMARGQEIGDTNLYLMSVISHRAATESINQIKYQMVMVYVIICLILLLFIFPVAKSITRRIYLLMNKMSQVRQGRLNELDIRPSKDEVGQLILSYNYMINSVQELMVEQYKLGQEKTQAELKALQSQINPHFLYNTLDMLNWMAQKEERDNIQQIIYALSDYYKLILNKGNDFVTVKDELRLSSIYMEIQKKRFKNRVQLEVEVEESVMDCMLPKITIQPLVENAILHGISENPGGRGTIRITGYRDQDRLMIAICDDGVGMPEEGSGEERRHRGSGYGLSNIRKRLDLYFGQTAELQLHSTPGEGTCVTINVPVTHR; from the coding sequence ATGAACCTTATTCATTCTGTCAACGACATGCCTTTACGCAAAAAGATTATCATTTTATTCGCCTTTATCGGGATTGTCCCTCTTATTATTACGTTTTTTATCTCCTATGGGGAGATCCGCAAGCTGGTTGTGAACGGGCAAAATTACGCCGAGAACCAGAGCTACGAGCAGACGTTGACTACGTTAACCCGCAAGCTGGAGCATATTGAGGAATTGTCCTCTATGCTGATCGTTAACAAGGATATGGAGGCGATTCTCGCCAAGGGTTCGGCCCGGATGAGCGTCGCCGACCAGATTGAAGTCTACGGCAATATCGTGGATTATACGCAGATCATGGTGTCCAGCTCGGACATCGACAACATCGTATATTATGTGGATGATAACTATGCTTTTACCGGCGTAGATACGTTGTTCCGGCGGATGAACAGTATTCGGGAGCTGGATTGGGCGCGGAAGGTGATCGAGAATAAAGGCGGTCCTACCTGGACGTTGAACAAAGATATCGATACCCGCACGGGCCAGTCCTATCTTTCCTTGAACAAGCTGCTCTGGAATCCGGAAGACTATACCTCCGCGATTGGGATTGTCTCGCTCAACCTGGAGCTTAAGCAGATCCAGCAAAGCTTGACCAAATCCAATCCGGAGCAGCTTGTTTATGTAGAGACGGCAGCAGGCGAGCTTGTGGCGCACAGCGGCGAGAAGGAGCTGGAGACCATGCGGCTGGATAAGCCGTTTGACAGCAAGGGCTCTTATGTGAATGTCTCGCTGGCACACGGGTCTTATATGGCGAGAGGCCAGGAGATCGGGGATACCAATCTGTATCTGATGTCCGTTATTTCGCACCGCGCCGCCACGGAGAGCATTAATCAAATCAAATATCAGATGGTGATGGTCTATGTGATCATCTGTCTCATCTTGTTGTTGTTTATTTTCCCTGTGGCCAAATCGATTACCCGCAGAATTTATCTGCTGATGAACAAGATGAGCCAGGTTCGTCAAGGCCGCCTGAACGAGCTGGATATCCGGCCAAGCAAAGACGAGGTCGGCCAGCTGATATTAAGCTACAATTACATGATTAACAGCGTGCAGGAGCTGATGGTCGAGCAGTACAAATTAGGCCAGGAAAAGACGCAGGCCGAGCTGAAGGCGCTCCAGTCCCAGATTAATCCTCATTTTTTGTACAATACGCTGGATATGCTGAACTGGATGGCGCAGAAGGAAGAGCGGGACAACATTCAGCAGATCATTTATGCTTTATCCGATTATTACAAGCTGATTCTAAACAAAGGGAATGATTTTGTTACCGTTAAGGATGAGCTGCGGTTAAGCTCGATCTATATGGAGATTCAGAAGAAACGGTTTAAGAACCGGGTCCAGCTTGAAGTAGAGGTTGAAGAATCGGTGATGGACTGCATGCTGCCGAAAATTACGATTCAGCCGCTTGTGGAGAACGCGATCCTTCACGGGATTTCGGAAAACCCCGGCGGCCGAGGCACGATCCGGATTACAGGCTATAGAGACCAGGATCGGCTGATGATCGCAATCTGCGACGATGGCGTTGGTATGCCGGAAGAGGGAAGCGGCGAGGAGCGAAGGCATCGCGGGAGCGGTTATGGCCTCAGCAATATTAGGAAGCGGCTGGATTTGTATTTTGGCCAAACGGCCGAGCTGCAGCTTCATAGTACACCAGGCGAGGGAACCTGCGTAACGATTAACGTTCCGGTTACTCACCGATAG
- a CDS encoding ABC transporter substrate-binding protein: MRLFRIVPALLTIPAVLSGCMGQDKKAPDAAEVTEAIKPVIQLNAITMGNPPASGMDSFYKQLDELTIRDFGATVRFDFIPWDEEKSNIGMAIASKKYDFYVGGSWSDFKSFAAKNAFVDLTPILSEVPALVEHYKGMLEQMKIDGKLYGIPQLNVPGAGREGMFYREDLRKKWQLPEIKDFSAMEQYLYKAKEEFPDTPMIIDKRYSDNLWLALTGDKYYSVAEFAVAPINDPYKVISMFDTPEYKMMATKAKEWYDAGIVDHDILGAQENETTKTLALMKENKKPLEFNNHFGAVSNSYISALKAAYPDQEYGWIDYKFDMFPNTLFLPNTSANTTTQISIGSNSQHPDIALKILEKAHTDQTYYNLLVYGVEGENYKLQGGRISYDGIKEENKKQAWTGVIDGYMNVPVRYPQEWQTIVDKLTVTEGPRLAEKNGADPYQNFLFDTSSLFDELSNLETVQEQYIQPLNLGISKDIDSDLATLKQKLREAGIDRYMKVLQEQLDQIEKK, from the coding sequence ATGCGGTTGTTTCGAATAGTGCCGGCTTTGCTGACGATCCCCGCGGTACTCAGCGGATGTATGGGGCAGGACAAGAAGGCCCCCGATGCGGCAGAAGTAACGGAAGCAATAAAGCCGGTTATTCAGTTAAACGCGATCACGATGGGAAATCCGCCGGCAAGCGGAATGGATTCTTTTTATAAGCAGCTTGATGAATTAACGATCCGGGATTTCGGAGCTACGGTCCGCTTTGATTTTATCCCCTGGGATGAGGAGAAAAGCAATATCGGCATGGCGATTGCCTCGAAGAAATACGATTTCTACGTAGGTGGTTCGTGGTCGGATTTCAAGTCCTTTGCGGCCAAAAACGCGTTTGTTGATCTGACTCCGATACTCAGCGAGGTGCCGGCACTGGTTGAGCATTACAAAGGGATGCTGGAGCAGATGAAGATCGACGGCAAGCTGTACGGCATTCCGCAGCTGAACGTGCCGGGAGCCGGCCGTGAAGGGATGTTCTATCGCGAGGATCTGAGGAAAAAGTGGCAGCTGCCCGAGATTAAAGATTTTTCTGCCATGGAGCAATATTTGTATAAGGCAAAAGAGGAATTCCCGGATACGCCAATGATTATCGACAAGCGTTACAGCGATAACCTATGGCTTGCTCTGACAGGAGACAAGTATTATTCCGTTGCCGAGTTTGCGGTAGCGCCCATTAATGATCCGTACAAGGTCATCAGCATGTTTGATACGCCGGAATATAAGATGATGGCGACAAAAGCCAAAGAGTGGTATGACGCAGGTATTGTGGATCATGATATTCTTGGCGCTCAAGAAAACGAAACGACCAAAACATTGGCTTTAATGAAGGAAAATAAGAAGCCGCTGGAGTTTAATAACCATTTTGGCGCGGTTAGCAATTCGTATATCTCGGCTTTAAAAGCTGCGTATCCGGACCAGGAGTACGGCTGGATCGATTACAAGTTTGATATGTTCCCGAACACGTTGTTTTTACCGAATACCTCGGCGAATACAACAACGCAGATTTCAATTGGATCCAACTCCCAGCATCCGGATATCGCGCTCAAAATATTGGAGAAGGCCCATACCGATCAAACGTACTATAACCTTTTGGTATACGGCGTAGAAGGCGAGAATTACAAGCTGCAGGGCGGCAGGATCTCTTACGACGGGATTAAGGAAGAGAATAAGAAGCAGGCATGGACGGGTGTTATAGACGGCTATATGAATGTTCCCGTCCGTTATCCGCAGGAGTGGCAGACGATTGTAGACAAGCTGACCGTTACGGAAGGCCCTAGGCTGGCCGAAAAGAATGGCGCCGACCCGTACCAGAATTTTCTGTTCGATACGTCTTCCTTATTCGATGAGCTGTCGAATCTGGAGACGGTTCAGGAGCAATACATCCAGCCGCTGAATCTAGGAATCAGCAAGGACATAGACAGTGACTTGGCCACGCTGAAGCAGAAGCTGAGGGAAGCGGGCATTGACCGTTATATGAAGGTGTTGCAGGAACAGTTGGATCAGATCGAGAAAAAATAG
- a CDS encoding glycoside hydrolase family 88 protein codes for MAKDEVQQWISSAWDKIERKMSAQCDRIGERIPYVPDGGVYREDMGESDIFWWTNGFWPGMLWHMYQATKEDKYKAAAEGVERRLDAAFDGFNGLHHDVGFMWLHSAVANYRFTGSERSKIRGMHAANLLAGRYNPRGKFIRAWNDDCTGWIIIDSMMNIPLLYWASKETNDPRFSYIAMDHADTVLRQAVREDGSCNHIAILDPENGELIEAPGGQGFASGSSWSRGQSWALYGFALSYRYTKDERYLHAAKRIAHYFIANVSTTGFVPLVDFRSPKEPVKWDTTAGVCAACGLLELADALPELERDLYRNAAINILRATDERFCNWNVNEDSIVNGGTAAYHGERHAEVPIIYGDYFFIEALLRLNNKHVLLW; via the coding sequence ATGGCGAAAGACGAGGTTCAGCAGTGGATCAGCAGCGCATGGGACAAAATCGAGCGTAAAATGTCCGCCCAATGCGATCGGATCGGCGAGCGGATTCCATATGTGCCGGATGGCGGCGTATACCGCGAGGATATGGGCGAGAGCGATATTTTCTGGTGGACGAACGGGTTCTGGCCCGGCATGCTGTGGCACATGTACCAAGCAACCAAGGAAGACAAATATAAAGCCGCTGCCGAAGGCGTGGAACGCAGACTAGACGCGGCGTTTGACGGATTTAACGGCTTGCATCACGATGTTGGTTTTATGTGGCTGCATTCCGCAGTCGCAAACTACCGGTTTACCGGAAGCGAGAGATCGAAGATCCGCGGGATGCATGCGGCGAACCTGCTGGCGGGAAGATACAACCCGCGCGGCAAATTCATCCGGGCCTGGAATGATGACTGCACGGGTTGGATCATTATTGACAGCATGATGAACATTCCGCTGCTTTATTGGGCAAGTAAGGAAACAAACGATCCCCGATTCTCTTATATAGCAATGGACCATGCCGATACGGTGCTCCGGCAGGCGGTTCGGGAAGACGGATCCTGCAATCATATTGCGATTTTGGATCCGGAGAATGGCGAGTTAATCGAAGCGCCGGGCGGCCAAGGTTTTGCAAGCGGTTCCTCTTGGTCGAGAGGCCAATCCTGGGCCCTTTACGGTTTTGCCCTAAGCTACCGCTATACCAAGGATGAACGCTACCTGCATGCGGCGAAGCGGATCGCGCATTATTTTATTGCCAACGTATCCACAACAGGGTTTGTTCCGCTCGTAGATTTCCGGTCGCCGAAGGAGCCGGTGAAGTGGGATACAACGGCAGGGGTATGCGCAGCATGCGGTCTTCTGGAGCTGGCGGATGCACTCCCGGAGCTCGAACGTGATTTATACCGGAATGCCGCGATTAACATCCTTCGTGCGACAGATGAACGCTTCTGCAATTGGAACGTTAACGAGGATTCGATCGTGAACGGCGGAACGGCTGCTTATCATGGAGAGCGGCATGCGGAAGTCCCGATCATTTACGGCGATTATTTCTTTATCGAAGCATTGCTTCGCTTGAACAATAAGCATGTGCTCCTGTGGTAG
- a CDS encoding glycoside hydrolase family 43 protein: protein MADNYAGYLFAYFKGNETAEEEQVYFALSKGNDALHWHELNGGRPILTSYLGECGVRDPYLARSPQGDKFYLVATDLSIYRNPGWNRAVTSGSRSIMVWHSYDLVHWSDQRMAEVAPEDAGCAWAPEIFYDAGCQQYKVFWASIGSGRYHRMMVAETKDFVHFGKPKVYMDYGYSVLDATLIEHKGLIYRFAKGKNIIQEVGTGFEHDKYKMIHQQVEQDFMVRGEGPIIFKSNVEEKWYLFIDEFGFRGYIPLVTSDLGSGNWQIPAHYTLPGQPRHGSVIPVTLMEYDRLLQVYG, encoded by the coding sequence GTGGCGGATAATTATGCGGGTTATTTGTTTGCCTATTTCAAAGGCAATGAAACAGCAGAAGAAGAGCAGGTATACTTTGCGCTTAGCAAAGGAAACGATGCGCTGCATTGGCATGAGCTTAACGGAGGCCGGCCCATCCTGACCTCGTATCTAGGGGAATGCGGAGTACGGGATCCGTATTTGGCGAGATCGCCGCAAGGGGATAAATTTTACCTTGTCGCAACGGATTTGAGTATTTACCGGAATCCGGGCTGGAACCGGGCGGTTACCTCAGGAAGCCGGTCGATTATGGTCTGGCATTCGTATGATCTTGTGCATTGGTCGGATCAGCGGATGGCTGAGGTTGCACCCGAGGACGCAGGCTGCGCCTGGGCGCCTGAAATTTTCTATGATGCAGGCTGTCAGCAATATAAAGTATTCTGGGCATCAATCGGAAGCGGAAGGTACCACCGGATGATGGTTGCGGAAACGAAGGATTTTGTCCATTTCGGCAAACCAAAGGTGTATATGGATTACGGCTATTCCGTGCTTGACGCAACCTTGATCGAGCATAAGGGATTAATTTACCGGTTTGCGAAAGGCAAAAACATCATCCAGGAAGTAGGAACAGGCTTTGAGCATGACAAGTATAAGATGATTCATCAGCAGGTTGAGCAGGATTTTATGGTCCGCGGAGAAGGCCCTATCATTTTTAAATCCAATGTCGAAGAGAAGTGGTATCTCTTTATTGACGAGTTCGGCTTTCGGGGATATATCCCGCTTGTAACGTCCGATCTCGGCTCCGGCAACTGGCAAATCCCCGCTCATTATACGCTGCCCGGGCAGCCGCGTCATGGCTCGGTTATCCCTGTCACGTTAATGGAGTACGATAGACTGCTGCAAGTATATGGATAG
- a CDS encoding extracellular solute-binding protein, producing MKHGKKVILASVLAMSLTAAGCSGNSNNNPNSSATNASQTNDAKGNSGAEKESPIEISIGSTWNIPSADGNPTQKYLEEKYNVKLINMNLTDESFKLKLASNEIPDIFPGTLQEADMANYAKQGIIASISTDEIKQYMPKYSADIDQVDTAAWGIAMVDGKNYGVPRIWLNGRYGFIPTYNGAWLNKIGYTEAPKTLEEYEDVLTKFRNDDPDGNGKKDTYGMTGRGKSARNQLFNEVFAAYGVNPYQFMAAADGTVTWGGITDQAKEAVKKINQWYKSDLIDPEFLTDDQDQINTKWNSQKIGIKDNYMYHHLFGQLEQDKANGFPVAYGKGLIGPAGKSYVMSNGPLQTPLMFGKQLEKDDKKRIKILQMLEDLATNDEVYLRTTYGEEGKSYDLVDGVPVWKKEYLDTPQLQNDLGTGGFYNPFVDRSLSNAKFQMPADKQAFSDKLNAGNEKISDLLGPTPLESKTKYLANLNTLEDSFYSKVMVTKGDVEKEFESFKSEWLKAGGQEMLDEATKVYQERQAALK from the coding sequence ATGAAGCATGGCAAAAAGGTAATTCTGGCATCCGTATTGGCAATGTCCCTTACGGCGGCAGGCTGCAGCGGCAATTCCAATAACAACCCGAATAGCAGCGCAACAAATGCATCCCAAACTAACGATGCAAAAGGTAACAGCGGCGCAGAAAAAGAATCGCCCATCGAAATCTCGATCGGCTCGACCTGGAATATCCCGTCTGCAGACGGAAATCCGACCCAGAAGTATCTGGAAGAGAAATACAACGTGAAACTCATCAACATGAATTTGACGGATGAAAGCTTTAAGCTGAAGCTCGCTTCCAACGAGATTCCGGATATTTTCCCGGGTACGCTGCAGGAAGCGGATATGGCGAACTATGCGAAACAAGGCATTATCGCAAGTATCTCGACTGACGAGATCAAGCAATATATGCCCAAATATTCGGCAGACATCGATCAGGTCGACACGGCGGCATGGGGAATTGCCATGGTTGACGGCAAAAACTACGGGGTGCCGAGAATTTGGCTGAACGGACGTTATGGCTTTATTCCTACTTATAACGGGGCATGGCTGAACAAGATTGGTTATACCGAAGCTCCAAAAACGCTGGAAGAATACGAGGATGTCCTGACGAAGTTCAGGAACGATGATCCGGACGGCAACGGCAAGAAGGATACGTACGGCATGACGGGCCGCGGCAAATCCGCAAGAAACCAGCTGTTTAACGAAGTATTCGCCGCGTATGGCGTTAACCCTTATCAGTTCATGGCGGCGGCAGACGGTACGGTAACTTGGGGCGGGATTACCGATCAGGCGAAGGAAGCCGTGAAGAAGATTAATCAATGGTACAAATCGGACCTGATTGATCCGGAATTCCTTACGGATGACCAGGATCAGATCAACACCAAATGGAACAGCCAGAAAATCGGCATTAAAGACAACTACATGTACCACCATTTATTCGGCCAGCTGGAGCAGGACAAAGCAAACGGCTTCCCTGTCGCATACGGTAAAGGTCTGATTGGTCCTGCCGGCAAGTCTTACGTTATGTCGAACGGTCCGCTGCAGACTCCTCTCATGTTCGGCAAGCAGCTGGAGAAGGATGACAAGAAGCGGATCAAGATCCTGCAAATGCTTGAAGATCTTGCGACCAACGACGAAGTGTACCTCAGAACGACATACGGAGAAGAAGGCAAATCGTACGATTTGGTAGACGGCGTTCCGGTATGGAAAAAAGAATATCTGGATACGCCGCAGCTTCAGAACGACCTTGGCACGGGCGGATTTTATAACCCGTTTGTAGACCGCTCGCTCTCCAACGCAAAGTTCCAGATGCCTGCCGACAAGCAAGCGTTCTCGGATAAGCTGAATGCCGGCAATGAAAAAATTTCCGACCTGCTTGGACCAACTCCGCTGGAGTCGAAGACCAAATACTTGGCGAACCTGAATACGCTTGAGGATTCGTTCTATTCTAAGGTTATGGTTACGAAAGGCGATGTGGAGAAGGAATTTGAATCCTTCAAATCGGAATGGCTGAAGGCAGGCGGTCAGGAAATGCTGGACGAGGCAACCAAAGTTTATCAAGAGCGTCAAGCCGCATTGAAATAA
- a CDS encoding carbohydrate ABC transporter permease, protein MKMTAGEKVFQVFLLLFILLLCVIAIYPFIHIASVSFSAPKEAGRFGFHWFPRDVDLFSWKQLLTQKKIWIGMRNTTLRTVLGTLLTLIAMALAAYPLSRKHLPHRSFYTMIIVFTMFFSGGLIPTYLLIKDLHLLNNFWVYILPGLIPTFSMLIMRNFFMTIPVEVEESAKIDGANDMRILWSIVLPLSKPVLATLGLWAAVANWNAWFDAIIYVTDTDLKTIQFFLREVVVTSADAEIFGRVTGAANLQYETSIKAATVIFAVVPILVVYPFLQKYFVKGTMVGSLKG, encoded by the coding sequence ATGAAAATGACTGCCGGAGAGAAAGTATTTCAAGTATTTCTGCTTCTGTTTATTTTATTGCTTTGCGTAATAGCCATCTATCCTTTCATTCATATTGCATCGGTCTCCTTCAGCGCGCCTAAGGAAGCCGGCCGTTTCGGATTCCACTGGTTTCCGAGGGATGTCGATCTGTTCTCCTGGAAGCAGCTGCTAACGCAAAAGAAAATCTGGATCGGCATGCGCAATACAACGCTGCGTACGGTCCTTGGCACGTTGCTTACGCTGATTGCCATGGCGCTGGCTGCCTATCCGCTGTCCCGCAAGCATCTGCCTCACCGCAGCTTTTATACGATGATCATCGTCTTTACGATGTTCTTCAGCGGAGGACTCATTCCGACTTATCTATTGATCAAAGATTTGCATCTGCTGAATAACTTCTGGGTATACATTTTGCCGGGACTTATTCCAACCTTCTCGATGCTGATAATGCGCAACTTCTTTATGACCATCCCGGTTGAAGTCGAAGAATCGGCCAAAATCGACGGTGCCAACGACATGAGGATACTTTGGAGCATCGTTCTTCCACTGTCTAAGCCGGTTCTTGCAACATTGGGGTTATGGGCAGCCGTAGCGAACTGGAACGCTTGGTTTGATGCCATCATCTATGTCACGGATACGGACTTGAAGACGATTCAATTCTTCCTGAGGGAGGTTGTTGTCACGAGTGCGGACGCCGAAATTTTTGGCCGGGTTACGGGGGCGGCTAATCTTCAGTATGAAACTTCGATCAAAGCGGCAACCGTCATCTTTGCGGTTGTGCCCATTCTTGTCGTCTATCCGTTCCTGCAGAAGTATTTCGTCAAAGGGACGATGGTTGGGTCTCTGAAAGGTTAA
- a CDS encoding ABC transporter permease, whose product MEKAHAVRFESVNIPGKQSAIKRTWKEYKKSRYLLLMLLPVLVWYAIFCYGPMYGILIAFKDYSPVLGTWDSPWNKFAYFDYLFNQSPEFPRILKNTIIISGLNIVCGFPAPIILALLLNELRISWFKKIAQSISYLPHFFSWVVLSGIVFLMLSPSTGPVNYILGWFGIDPIYFLGDTRYFRFSLVITNIWKEVGWGTIVYLAALSGIDQTLYEAARMDGANRWKQTWHVTLPSMLPIISIMFILSLGGILNAGFDQIYNLYSPAVFEVGDVIDTYVYRQGIVNFQMGLTTAVGLFKNIVGITLVLGTNYIVKKMGQEGVL is encoded by the coding sequence ATGGAAAAAGCACATGCCGTTCGTTTTGAAAGCGTCAACATCCCTGGAAAGCAATCCGCTATAAAACGCACTTGGAAAGAGTACAAAAAAAGCAGATATCTGCTCCTTATGCTGCTGCCGGTGCTGGTCTGGTACGCCATCTTTTGCTACGGGCCGATGTACGGCATTCTGATTGCCTTTAAGGATTATAGTCCGGTGCTCGGAACCTGGGACAGTCCATGGAATAAATTTGCCTACTTTGATTACTTGTTTAACCAGTCGCCTGAGTTCCCGAGAATTCTAAAAAACACGATTATCATCAGCGGGCTGAATATTGTTTGCGGATTTCCGGCGCCTATTATTCTTGCGCTCTTGCTTAACGAACTGCGGATCAGCTGGTTCAAGAAAATCGCGCAATCGATCTCGTATTTGCCGCATTTCTTCTCGTGGGTTGTTTTGTCCGGTATCGTTTTCCTGATGCTGTCGCCTTCCACGGGGCCGGTCAATTACATCCTTGGCTGGTTCGGAATAGATCCGATCTACTTTCTCGGGGACACCAGATACTTCCGCTTTAGCCTTGTGATCACGAACATCTGGAAGGAAGTAGGCTGGGGAACCATCGTCTACCTGGCGGCACTGTCGGGAATTGACCAGACCTTGTACGAAGCAGCCCGGATGGATGGGGCGAACCGCTGGAAGCAGACCTGGCATGTGACGCTGCCTTCCATGCTTCCGATTATATCGATCATGTTTATCCTCTCGCTTGGCGGCATACTGAATGCGGGCTTTGATCAGATCTACAACTTGTATAGCCCGGCCGTATTCGAGGTTGGGGATGTTATCGACACCTACGTTTACCGTCAGGGGATCGTGAACTTCCAGATGGGATTAACAACGGCGGTGGGCTTATTCAAAAATATCGTCGGGATCACGCTGGTCCTCGGGACGAATTATATCGTGAAAAAGATGGGACAGGAAGGCGTTCTGTAA